A single window of Paenibacillus urinalis DNA harbors:
- a CDS encoding HAD family hydrolase: MELMQPYQYEGKGLDYAYDQVKAFQEAFNHPVSELPTLMNAERAAKRMNWVNEEVQEFLDAKTVVDQADAMIDVIYFAIGTLVELGVKPQELMDVVQHANMSKLWPDGKPHYKEDGKVMKPEGWEDPYDKLAAAIARQYDTARKNLVGA, translated from the coding sequence ATGGAATTAATGCAACCATATCAATATGAAGGCAAGGGGCTAGACTACGCTTACGATCAGGTGAAAGCTTTCCAGGAAGCATTTAATCATCCGGTAAGTGAGCTGCCAACACTCATGAATGCGGAACGCGCGGCAAAGCGCATGAATTGGGTTAATGAAGAAGTACAAGAATTTTTGGATGCTAAAACTGTTGTCGATCAAGCTGACGCTATGATTGACGTGATCTACTTTGCTATCGGTACACTGGTAGAGCTGGGTGTAAAACCTCAAGAACTCATGGATGTCGTTCAGCATGCAAACATGAGCAAATTGTGGCCAGACGGCAAGCCTCATTACAAAGAAGACGGCAAAGTAATGAAGCCAGAAGGATGGGAAGATCCTTATGATAAACTCGCAGCAGCGATTGCCCGTCAATATGACACAGCAAGAAAGAACCTTGTGGGAGCTTAG
- a CDS encoding RusA family crossover junction endodeoxyribonuclease — translation METLILPMMMFGSYKSYEKEKDPVTGRWKIKKELNGKGKLKPVKKVYTHVEALGDPGFYPSVNHIYENTGRGGKKLTKPAEDLFEKWHALAYAWSLKNDWKMTTKDKVVLELTAYFPDEKKRDTHNVFKLMMDALEGVIYKNDHYALPRVKDFHYLEKDSGIQPYFELRIFRKADEIDLEDVRKEYEEATRSAS, via the coding sequence ATGGAAACACTTATCCTGCCGATGATGATGTTCGGGAGCTATAAGTCTTATGAGAAAGAAAAGGACCCCGTCACTGGAAGATGGAAGATTAAAAAGGAGTTAAACGGCAAGGGCAAGCTAAAGCCAGTGAAGAAAGTTTACACCCATGTAGAGGCACTTGGAGACCCTGGTTTCTACCCTTCCGTTAACCATATCTATGAAAATACGGGCAGAGGCGGCAAGAAGCTGACGAAGCCGGCAGAAGATCTATTTGAAAAATGGCACGCTTTGGCTTACGCCTGGAGCTTAAAAAATGATTGGAAAATGACGACAAAAGATAAAGTCGTGCTTGAACTTACAGCCTACTTTCCAGATGAGAAGAAACGTGATACTCATAATGTCTTCAAGCTAATGATGGATGCTTTAGAAGGCGTCATTTACAAGAACGACCACTATGCCCTGCCAAGAGTAAAAGATTTTCACTATTTAGAAAAAGATTCCGGCATTCAGCCTTACTTCGAGCTTCGGATCTTTCGGAAAGCTGACGAGATTGATCTGGAGGACGTGAGGAAGGAATATGAAGAAGCAACACGATCCGCTTCATAG
- a CDS encoding N-acetylmuramoyl-L-alanine amidase, protein MLSKSEFIAAALKQYVVVLDDGHGMQTIGKRTPIFPAGSGMKSETGNFMHENEFNRAVVKYAKDHLERCGIKVIESAAGDGDVPLATRSWIARNAKADVFVSVHANANNGKWNSAKGVETYYQTGAGSDSIKLANIMQKHLLMGTKQSSRGVKSNSYQVLRETHEHMASVLIECGFMDNLEEAKLLIDDNYRRETGKEVAQAICEYLGVTFIENTAVGGISTSKKEEEASKYPPATVVVEKENGSLRPLSTPGFINKGTSYVPVKAVSIVAGKSVGFDNKTKKASINEVVLDNTIVENGVAYAPSRDVAAAIGMIAQWSQSISQVKFVFGE, encoded by the coding sequence ATGTTGAGCAAAAGCGAATTTATTGCAGCTGCCTTGAAACAATATGTGGTTGTCCTAGATGATGGCCACGGTATGCAGACAATTGGCAAGCGCACACCGATCTTCCCTGCAGGAAGCGGGATGAAGAGCGAAACGGGCAACTTCATGCATGAGAACGAATTTAATCGCGCTGTTGTGAAGTATGCAAAGGATCATCTGGAGCGCTGTGGTATCAAAGTTATTGAGTCAGCTGCAGGTGATGGCGATGTTCCGCTGGCTACACGTTCTTGGATTGCACGCAATGCTAAAGCAGATGTATTCGTAAGCGTTCATGCTAATGCTAATAATGGCAAATGGAATAGCGCTAAAGGGGTAGAGACTTATTATCAAACAGGCGCTGGATCTGACAGCATCAAGCTTGCAAATATCATGCAAAAGCATCTGTTGATGGGAACGAAACAATCCAGTCGTGGCGTTAAATCGAACAGCTATCAAGTTCTTCGTGAGACTCACGAGCATATGGCTTCCGTCCTAATCGAATGCGGCTTCATGGATAACCTCGAAGAAGCAAAGTTGCTCATTGATGATAACTACCGACGCGAAACCGGTAAAGAAGTAGCCCAAGCTATATGCGAATATCTTGGTGTTACATTTATTGAGAATACGGCAGTAGGTGGTATCTCTACTTCTAAGAAAGAAGAAGAGGCATCTAAATACCCACCAGCAACTGTTGTAGTAGAAAAAGAAAATGGGTCTCTTCGACCTCTCTCAACACCTGGATTTATTAACAAAGGCACTTCATATGTTCCGGTGAAAGCTGTATCTATTGTTGCCGGTAAGTCTGTTGGATTTGATAACAAAACAAAGAAAGCATCAATAAACGAAGTCGTACTTGATAATACGATTGTTGAAAATGGTGTGGCTTATGCGCCTTCCAGAGATGTTGCAGCTGCGATCGGCATGATTGCTCAGTGGAGCCAATCTATATCACAAGTTAAATTTGTTTTTGGTGAATAG
- a CDS encoding S8 family peptidase yields the protein MSDTQADYKIVQTHGAEMRDDIIDWGIEAVNAPDVWNTTTGKGVKVAVLDTGVDRDHPDLQPNLKVYADFTRSPYGPEDKQGHGTHVAGIIGAADNGIGVVGIAPDAELYVAKVLGDNGGGNFQSIINGLRWAIEQNVDIINMSLGCASEPPLELHKAIKEAAAAGIIVVAATGNENTGVCWPAMYDEVIAVSAMSPGKERAPFSNYGIKNEVMAPGVDIFSTYKDGGYAKLSGTSMAAPIISGCIALYISFCRGQGVEPTLEEVHAKLEESCEDLSIPGRDIYTGDGLIDLEKLIG from the coding sequence ATGAGTGACACCCAGGCGGACTATAAAATCGTCCAAACCCATGGCGCAGAGATGCGCGATGACATTATTGATTGGGGTATTGAAGCCGTAAATGCACCCGATGTATGGAATACCACAACCGGTAAAGGAGTCAAAGTGGCTGTCCTTGATACGGGCGTGGATCGTGATCATCCAGACCTGCAGCCGAACTTGAAAGTCTATGCAGACTTCACTCGCTCTCCGTATGGACCTGAAGACAAACAAGGGCATGGAACACATGTTGCTGGCATCATTGGAGCGGCAGACAACGGAATAGGAGTTGTGGGGATCGCACCTGATGCAGAGCTGTATGTCGCAAAAGTCCTTGGAGACAATGGAGGAGGCAACTTTCAATCCATTATCAATGGCTTGCGGTGGGCAATTGAGCAAAATGTAGATATCATCAACATGAGTCTCGGCTGTGCAAGCGAGCCGCCTCTGGAATTACACAAAGCCATTAAAGAAGCGGCTGCCGCAGGTATTATAGTTGTTGCTGCTACAGGCAATGAAAATACAGGTGTATGTTGGCCAGCCATGTATGACGAAGTAATCGCTGTATCTGCAATGTCTCCAGGGAAAGAGAGAGCTCCATTCAGTAACTATGGCATCAAGAATGAAGTCATGGCTCCTGGTGTAGACATCTTCTCTACGTATAAAGATGGAGGTTATGCGAAGCTATCCGGCACCAGCATGGCAGCGCCTATTATCTCTGGATGTATTGCACTGTATATTAGCTTCTGCAGAGGGCAAGGAGTAGAGCCCACGCTAGAAGAAGTTCATGCAAAGCTAGAAGAATCCTGTGAGGATTTAAGTATTCCAGGCAGAGACATTTATACTGGCGATGGGCTTATCGATCTCGAAAAATTAATCGGCTAA
- a CDS encoding helix-turn-helix domain-containing protein: protein MKKQHDPLHSYLEEGDANPLMRRYHKMIRRYSRLLVYGEMDFKSYDSKRFLSCFIREAEIINDLCKAGGCKSETIEKVYDVIKNIRDTFSVYDIAEIEHELLIVLLECAHSYKEMGFGFSRYVYSVFRYRVKRFVDNKMFESMEEEQYSYKDDRYINDDRAIDSIIENKYYYEPLNMEVDEYTELDNILWLNGIVGSDLFKELSYSERFILLKAYDEGMTDREIARINGLHHRSVYRIRKRIADSFREKRVKGEIKCLR from the coding sequence ATGAAGAAGCAACACGATCCGCTTCATAGTTATCTTGAAGAAGGCGATGCCAATCCTCTGATGAGAAGATATCACAAGATGATACGAAGATACAGCAGGCTTCTCGTCTACGGAGAAATGGATTTTAAAAGCTATGATTCTAAGCGATTTTTATCCTGCTTCATTCGGGAAGCTGAAATCATCAATGATCTTTGTAAAGCTGGAGGATGCAAAAGCGAAACGATCGAGAAGGTTTATGATGTCATCAAGAACATTCGAGACACTTTCTCCGTCTATGATATAGCGGAGATTGAGCATGAGCTGCTAATCGTATTGTTAGAATGTGCGCACTCCTATAAAGAAATGGGATTCGGCTTTAGCCGATATGTATACAGTGTGTTTAGATACCGAGTAAAGCGGTTTGTGGATAATAAGATGTTCGAGAGTATGGAAGAAGAACAGTACTCTTACAAAGATGACCGCTACATAAATGACGATCGAGCCATAGACAGCATCATAGAAAACAAGTATTATTATGAGCCTCTAAATATGGAGGTTGATGAGTATACTGAACTGGACAATATTCTGTGGTTGAACGGCATAGTAGGTAGCGATTTGTTCAAAGAACTGAGTTATAGCGAAAGATTTATTCTTCTTAAGGCTTACGATGAAGGCATGACAGATAGAGAGATTGCTCGAATTAACGGGCTCCATCATCGATCTGTTTATCGCATTCGAAAACGAATCGCTGATAGCTTCCGCGAAAAACGTGTAAAGGGAGAAATAAAATGTCTACGATGA
- a CDS encoding DNA polymerase III subunit alpha, whose protein sequence is MINHLHVHCEYSELDGLSTVKDLVKRAKEIGSSALAITDHGVCGAIPDFITACKEEGIKPIPGCEAYMTKNRHLKSDFHKASKAIFLEKYGIKDKAWKAFRKAVRNNPDNFMLEARELLKDYIMREDLKSMASGSEEELDLFGFGMMEEEKPLVVGFSPDDALEDFRKEFYELIKHDNFHIVLMATNQQGLEDLYEIISDAHISGFYSNPRTDLAFIRDRGLGKHIIATSACLGSYLARFALAGDLAECRSFIQECKETFHSFYLEKQATRIPEQIRLNEIIDQLALETNTPKIVTTDVHYANKDDRDIHDILVASSMNKCIHDNDRLVYAHEFWMKSEDEIREIINDDEAIENTLRIAELVDVDLPKDPLFPKYIVDENDTAEEQLEKLAWNRLFTYALKTPIDLEQYSQQLQYELSVINPLGFADYFLIVSDYINWAKENGFEVGPGRGSAAGSLVAFVIGITTIDPIKWDLMFERFLNPERAGYPDIDVDFSYEGARAVQEYMKQKYGDLNVAQIGTYGTLAGRSVIRAVGKALGYGAQDQDRFAKSIPETPGITLDKYINKNGKEVDGAYQISPETRMYADRYPEWWQAAKALEGHVRSAGVHAGGIVLSPKPLTNTVPLRLDKEGLTTTQYDMEWIEKFLVKFDILKLSTLDLIKKTKQNAGIMELDLNTINFNDPKIYEEIYNKLNLSGIFQCESDLFRGIIKDMEPSNVEDISVIVALGRPGPLDLIPSYIRRKKGQERVTYPFDSLEPVLGKTYGIWVYQEQIMKASMILGGFTTGQSDILRKAISKKNHALMEEWINYMIYGSAEKDAELIAKGKEPLNIPGAISLGYDEATLLKIKEDWIKFGDYCFNYAHSACYAVLSVMTAYLKAYYPTEFMAALMTISEGKLKDGVPRNVAYMKECEEMGISILPPDINYSNDSWTPINAQEGEEGLGKILYGLASIAGVSSKDLDVITECRPFKEFDDFLLANRTMKLNKTKTSNLIKSGSFDTISDNRNLLLRRYFEYRGEEFEHMPSKTTKKDIIAYEREMLGTNVSIRSRWDSIEDGRENITFTGYIIESKPFTAKSSGKVTGKAKIETAEDELSLVIFNKIWSKNADDFIIGRKIKVVGKRSGSDLIVDKITYMDHAEQSEEEIMNQFQVEFS, encoded by the coding sequence ATGATCAATCATTTACATGTACACTGTGAATACTCAGAGCTTGATGGTCTTTCTACCGTAAAAGACCTCGTCAAGCGTGCAAAGGAAATCGGTAGCTCCGCGCTCGCCATTACGGATCACGGCGTTTGCGGGGCTATTCCCGATTTTATAACGGCATGCAAAGAGGAAGGGATCAAACCGATCCCAGGCTGCGAAGCTTATATGACGAAGAATCGCCACCTTAAAAGTGATTTCCATAAAGCTTCAAAAGCTATTTTTTTAGAGAAATACGGCATCAAGGACAAGGCTTGGAAGGCATTTCGGAAAGCAGTGAGAAACAATCCTGATAACTTTATGCTTGAAGCTCGGGAGCTGCTAAAGGACTACATCATGCGTGAAGATCTTAAGTCTATGGCTAGTGGATCAGAAGAAGAATTAGACTTGTTTGGTTTCGGCATGATGGAAGAAGAGAAACCACTCGTTGTAGGGTTTTCGCCAGACGATGCGCTTGAAGACTTCCGGAAAGAGTTCTATGAACTAATCAAGCATGATAACTTTCATATTGTCCTGATGGCCACTAACCAACAAGGATTGGAGGACTTATATGAAATTATTTCAGATGCTCATATCAGCGGTTTTTATAGTAATCCTCGTACCGATCTTGCCTTTATTCGTGATCGTGGTCTTGGCAAGCACATTATTGCTACCTCTGCTTGTCTTGGTAGTTACCTTGCTCGCTTTGCCCTTGCTGGTGATCTGGCAGAGTGTCGCTCATTCATACAGGAGTGCAAAGAGACGTTTCACTCATTTTATTTGGAGAAGCAGGCAACGCGCATCCCAGAGCAAATCAGGCTTAATGAAATCATTGACCAGCTGGCTCTGGAAACAAACACGCCGAAAATCGTAACAACAGATGTTCACTATGCCAATAAAGACGACCGTGACATCCACGATATTCTAGTTGCATCCAGTATGAATAAATGTATTCATGATAATGATCGCTTGGTATACGCTCATGAGTTCTGGATGAAATCAGAGGATGAGATTCGTGAGATTATTAACGATGATGAAGCCATTGAAAATACGCTCAGAATTGCAGAGTTGGTCGATGTAGACTTGCCCAAAGATCCTTTGTTCCCTAAATACATTGTTGATGAGAATGATACAGCGGAAGAGCAGCTAGAGAAGCTGGCATGGAACCGGCTGTTCACCTACGCATTAAAGACGCCGATTGATCTGGAGCAATACAGTCAACAGCTTCAATATGAGCTGAGTGTTATTAATCCACTTGGATTTGCTGATTACTTTCTGATTGTATCTGACTATATTAACTGGGCGAAGGAAAATGGATTCGAAGTAGGACCTGGAAGGGGATCCGCTGCCGGTTCACTCGTTGCTTTCGTTATTGGCATTACAACGATCGATCCGATTAAATGGGATCTAATGTTTGAGCGCTTCCTGAATCCAGAACGCGCAGGCTATCCAGATATCGACGTAGACTTCTCCTATGAAGGCGCTAGAGCTGTACAGGAATACATGAAGCAGAAATACGGTGATCTTAACGTAGCTCAGATTGGCACCTATGGAACTCTTGCAGGTAGATCGGTTATTCGTGCAGTTGGTAAGGCACTTGGATACGGTGCGCAGGATCAAGACCGGTTTGCGAAGTCTATTCCCGAAACGCCAGGCATTACATTAGACAAGTATATTAATAAAAACGGAAAAGAAGTGGATGGTGCTTATCAGATATCACCTGAAACTCGGATGTATGCAGATAGATATCCTGAATGGTGGCAAGCTGCCAAAGCACTTGAGGGGCACGTCAGAAGTGCAGGAGTGCATGCTGGAGGCATCGTTCTTTCACCTAAGCCGCTTACGAACACCGTACCTCTTCGACTGGATAAGGAAGGACTTACGACAACTCAATACGATATGGAGTGGATCGAAAAGTTCCTAGTTAAATTCGACATTCTTAAGCTGTCTACCCTCGACCTGATCAAGAAGACGAAGCAGAATGCAGGGATTATGGAGCTTGATCTGAATACAATTAACTTTAATGATCCGAAGATTTATGAAGAAATTTATAATAAGCTGAATCTCTCAGGAATCTTCCAGTGCGAGTCTGATCTATTCCGCGGAATCATCAAAGACATGGAGCCTTCAAATGTAGAGGATATTTCCGTTATCGTAGCGTTAGGCAGACCAGGACCACTCGACCTTATTCCCTCTTATATCCGAAGAAAGAAAGGACAAGAGAGAGTTACTTATCCGTTCGATAGCTTAGAGCCGGTTCTTGGAAAGACCTATGGTATTTGGGTCTACCAAGAGCAGATCATGAAAGCTTCCATGATTCTTGGAGGATTCACTACCGGTCAATCTGATATCCTGCGTAAAGCCATCTCGAAAAAGAATCACGCACTAATGGAAGAATGGATCAACTACATGATCTATGGCAGCGCTGAAAAAGATGCTGAGCTAATCGCTAAAGGCAAAGAGCCACTTAACATTCCAGGAGCTATTTCCCTTGGATATGACGAGGCAACACTTCTTAAAATCAAAGAAGACTGGATCAAGTTCGGTGACTACTGCTTCAACTATGCGCATAGCGCTTGCTACGCAGTACTCTCTGTTATGACAGCTTATCTGAAGGCTTACTATCCAACAGAGTTTATGGCTGCGCTCATGACAATCTCAGAGGGCAAGCTGAAAGATGGTGTTCCCCGTAACGTTGCATACATGAAAGAATGCGAAGAAATGGGAATCAGCATCCTGCCACCAGATATCAACTACTCTAACGACAGCTGGACACCAATCAATGCTCAAGAGGGCGAAGAAGGTCTTGGTAAGATTTTGTATGGCCTTGCAAGTATCGCAGGAGTCAGCAGCAAAGATCTTGATGTCATTACGGAATGCCGACCATTCAAAGAATTTGATGATTTCTTATTGGCCAATAGAACAATGAAACTCAATAAAACAAAAACATCCAATCTCATTAAGTCCGGAAGTTTCGATACAATATCCGACAACCGCAATCTCTTATTGCGCAGATATTTCGAATACCGCGGCGAAGAGTTTGAACATATGCCATCCAAAACAACGAAGAAGGACATTATCGCCTATGAGCGTGAAATGCTCGGCACAAATGTAAGCATTCGTTCTCGGTGGGATAGCATTGAAGATGGCAGAGAGAATATCACGTTCACCGGCTACATTATAGAGTCTAAGCCTTTCACAGCCAAGAGTAGCGGCAAGGTAACAGGTAAGGCGAAGATAGAGACGGCAGAGGATGAATTGAGTCTAGTCATCTTCAATAAGATATGGAGCAAGAATGCAGATGACTTCATTATCGGACGCAAGATTAAAGTCGTCGGCAAACGAAGCGGTTCAGATCTCATCGTAGATAAAATTACGTACATGGATCATGCCGAACAATCGGAAGAGGAAATAATGAATCAGTTCCAGGTGGAATTTAGCTAA
- a CDS encoding PD-(D/E)XK nuclease family protein encodes MTEITIEQLYDFKTCPLQYKFTNIDKLPRLKTEESKGLREVMLATISYYYVNLHEGKFLTLSQLKDKFTGLWYDKDKIYKIKFDQKQSQRKKELEAFSMLALFHRQQQYNPDKTVGVNVDFRLKIDPDFHIVGRIPVIRETPGGKHEIVNFQTRAQRPTEFYQRTDMGITLQALAFHSMYRKEVDTYVLHHLKTSQSIYVDRKRADYQRLYKSARMLKKSMDEGWYYPREGFHCDSCPTQKYCMEWR; translated from the coding sequence ATGACAGAAATTACAATAGAACAGCTCTACGATTTCAAAACCTGCCCTTTGCAATATAAGTTTACGAATATCGATAAGCTACCTCGCTTGAAGACAGAGGAGAGCAAAGGGCTTCGTGAGGTTATGCTAGCCACGATCAGCTATTATTATGTGAATCTTCATGAAGGTAAATTTCTTACACTGAGTCAGCTGAAGGATAAGTTTACCGGCCTTTGGTATGACAAGGATAAAATCTATAAGATCAAGTTCGATCAGAAGCAGAGTCAGCGCAAGAAAGAACTGGAGGCTTTCAGTATGCTCGCACTATTCCATCGACAGCAACAGTACAATCCGGATAAGACTGTGGGCGTTAATGTAGACTTCCGACTAAAGATTGATCCAGACTTTCATATTGTCGGCCGTATTCCTGTGATCAGAGAGACACCAGGAGGTAAGCATGAGATTGTAAACTTTCAAACCAGAGCACAGCGTCCAACTGAGTTTTATCAGCGAACAGATATGGGTATTACGCTGCAGGCGTTAGCTTTTCATTCAATGTATAGAAAAGAAGTAGATACGTATGTATTACACCATTTAAAGACTTCTCAGTCCATCTATGTAGATCGGAAGCGTGCAGACTATCAAAGACTGTATAAGTCAGCTCGAATGCTTAAGAAGTCGATGGACGAAGGCTGGTACTACCCTCGGGAAGGCTTCCACTGTGATAGCTGCCCGACTCAAAAATATTGCATGGAGTGGCGCTAA
- a CDS encoding extracellular matrix/biofilm biosynthesis regulator RemA family protein: MYIDIGFGNFIEESKIISISRPDSSPIRRMMTQAKDDGRYVDMTQGRKTRSIILTSGVGGMVVIGSPVAPTTVVKRADGRFGPIISSLDVIGEGQSKD, translated from the coding sequence ATGTACATCGATATCGGTTTTGGAAATTTCATTGAAGAAAGCAAGATCATTTCAATCAGTCGTCCAGACAGCTCACCAATACGTCGCATGATGACTCAAGCTAAAGACGATGGGCGCTATGTGGACATGACACAAGGAAGAAAAACACGCTCCATCATTCTAACTAGCGGCGTAGGAGGCATGGTTGTTATTGGATCGCCTGTAGCTCCAACTACTGTTGTAAAGCGCGCAGATGGAAGATTTGGGCCAATTATTTCATCGCTCGACGTGATCGGGGAAGGCCAGTCGAAAGATTAA